From a single Drosophila sulfurigaster albostrigata strain 15112-1811.04 chromosome 3, ASM2355843v2, whole genome shotgun sequence genomic region:
- the LOC133842859 gene encoding tyrosine-protein kinase Abl isoform X3 — MGAQQGKERGSHSSGGGGGGHGATVSCIGVSSSSPIASGSPHCIASNTTGSTLRGSRLKSHQSSSSAAVSVSGHGSNSIGSSGSSGLSSQRGGGGGGNSSASHKDNRCNATVGLNIFTEHNGTKHSSFRGHPGKYHMNLEALLQSRPLPHIPAGSTAATLLADAAELQSQESSVGNVLASLGGGHSSATSVFESAHRWTSKENLLAPGPEEDDPQLFVALYDFQAGGENQLSLKKGEQVRILSYNKSGEWCEAHSDSGNVGWVPSNYVTPLNSLEKHSWYHGPISRNAAEYLLSSGINGSFLVRESESSPGQRSISLRYEGRVYHYRISEDPDGKVFVTQEAKFNTLAELVHHHSVPHEGHGLITPLLYPAPKQNKPTVFPLSPEPDEWEICRTDIMMKHKLGGGQYGEVYEAVWKRYGNTVAVKTLKEDTMALKDFLEEAAIMKEMKHPNLVQLIGVCTREPPFYIITEFMSHGNLLDFLRSAGRETLDAVALLYMATQIASGMSYLESRNYIHRDLAARNCLVGDNKLVKVADFGLARLMRDDTYTAHAGAKFPIKWTAPEGLAYNKFSTKSDVWAFGVLLWEIATYGMSPYPGIDLTDVYHKLEKGYRMERPPGCPPEVYDLMRQCWQWDAADRPTFKSIHHALEHMFQESSITEAVEKQLNATATAATTATGATQQAAAAGGLNTASASSSASASLSLTPQMVKKGMPNLDPQQQQQQQQQLASTPMSETGSSSTKLSTFSSQGKGNVQMRRTTNKQGKQAPAPPKRTSLLSSSRDSTYREEEARNFIDELNTNGLTRDINNLTQRYDSETDPAADPDTDATGDSLEQSLTVTPPNKMQHSLHGSVPGISAGIGPRSSQQHSSFKRPVMGNRGLETRQSKRSQQHPAREQPPVVAINGNGVAPVLPAHPITVGALEVMNVKRVVNRYGTLPKVARIGAFLDSLEDSSSSSGGGGDSSNGHATPPARAPPAVPALPTAANKVQQPQQMIRSNSSGGVTMQNNAAASLNKLQRHRTTTEGTMMTFSSFRAAGSSNSPKRGGVVTQPALANLEFPPPPLEEFEALPPPPPPPAPESAVQAIQQHLHAQHSSSNDVSNTAPSVEEASSRFGVSLRKREPSTDSCSSLGTPPDAAPTAVAAAASTLPLPEKSLNLKEKLITEIKAANKPAELSSSLGYANGSASTAAPLVVDPVSQLVTELAESMNLPKQNLPTKLTNGNSQSSNINTNNANSNNNFKAQLKKVEPKKLNAPLPKAEQPSNIIDFKAHLRKVDKEQQPQPAQQQQQPTPPNNANANANCNNKFSSATAAAAANQKTEIKIDVSNSNAETTDETTAGDAQQQQQQQGKRRSTGSINSLKKLWEQPPPGGDYASTTIPSQPTQQSNTSTTMASNGHGQLSPKYGLKAVKQQFGNKPPPAAPPPPPPISTTQTSTTCPPSAQPNKQAPVPVSVPAHAAVATKIPTTTSSSTTTAIKTSLSTQLFTDAEGSSSNNSDEQQQQHTNDGAENMTQSLYTSNDQQQQHHQFNNSNSNSQPGKLSSSSIVTSNSQSKPAVPHKPTKLTIYATPIAKIAGVGVGGGDNINSTQISRESILELVTLLEGSLKHPVNAISASQWLQLSDKLNILQNSCVVFAENESMPPHSKFHFRELVTRVETQSQHLRSAGSKNVQDNERLVGEVGQSLKQISNALHR, encoded by the exons GTACCAAGCACAGCTCTTTTCGCGGCCATCCCGGCAAATATCACATGAATTTAg AAGCACTGCTGCAGTCACGTCCATTGCCACACATTCCGGCCGGTAGCACAGCGGCCACGCTGCTCGCCGATGCCGCCGAGCTGCAGAGCCAAGAGTCCAGCGTGGGCAACGTGCTCGCCTCCCTTGGCGGCGGTCACAGCTCAGCGACATCGGTGTTCGAGTCGGCGCATCGTTGGACCTCCAAGGAGAATCTATTGGCGCCCGGTCCCGAGGAGGATGATCCCCAGTTGTTCGTGGCGCTCTACGACTTTCAGGCAGGTGGCGAGAATCAGTTGAGCCTGAAGAAGGGCGAACAGGTGCGCATTTTGAGCTACAACAAGTCGGGTGAATGGTGCGAGGCGCATTCGGACTCGGGCAATGTGGGTTGGGTGCCCTCCAACTATGTGACGCCGCTCAATTCGCTGGAGAAGCATTCGTGGTACCACGGACCCATCTCACGCAATGCCGCCGAGTATTTGCTCAGCTCGGGGATCAACGGCAGCTTTCTGGTGCGCGAGAGTGAAAGTTCGCCCGGACAGCGCAGCATTAGTCTGAG ATACGAGGGACGCGTCTATCACTATCGCATATCGGAGGATCCGGATGGCAAAGTGTTTGTCACGCAGGAGGCCAAATTCAATACTCTAGCCGAGCTGGTGCATCATCACAGCGTGCCACACGAGGGACATGGTCTAATCACTCCTTTACTCTATCCGGCGCCCAAGCAAAACAAACCCACAGTCTTTCCATTGAGTCCCGAGCCCGATGAGTGGGAAATCTGTCGCACCGACATTATGATGAAGCACAAACTGGGCGGTGGACAGTACGGTGAGGTTTACGAAGCGGTGTGGAAACGTTACGGCAACACGGTGGCCGTTAAGACGCTCAAGGAGGACACGATGGCGCTAAAAGATTTCCTCGAGGAGGCGGCCATCATGAAGGAGATGAAGCACCCGAATCTGGTGCAGCTAATCG GTGTGTGCACTCGGGAGCCGCCCTTCTATATCATCACCGAGTTCATGTCGCACGGCAATCTGCTCGATTTTCTGCGCTCCGCTGGACGCGAAACATTGGATGCGGTGGCACTGCTTTATATGGCCACACAGATAGCGTCGGGCATGAGCTATCTGGAGTCACGCAACTATATCCATCGGGATCTGGCGGCACGCAATTGCCTGGTGGGTGACAATAAACTCGTGAAGGTGGCCGATTTTGGTTTGGCCCGTCTGATGCGCGATGACACGTATACGGCGCATGCGGGCGCCAAGTTTCCCATCAAATGGACCGCCCCCGAGGGATTGGCATACAATAAGTTTAGCACGAAATCGGATGTGTGGGCCTTTGGGGTGCTGCTCTGGGAGATTGCCACGTATGGGATGTCGCCGTATCCGGGCATTGATCTAACCGATGTGTATCACAAGCTCGAGAAGGGCTATCGGATGGAGAGGCCGCCCGGTTGTCCGCCGGAGGTCTATGATCTAATGCGGCAGTGCTGGCAATGGGATGCAGCGGATCGGCCCACATTCAAGAGCATACACCATGCGCTGGAGCACATGTTTCAG GAATCGTCCATCACCGAAGCGGTCGAGAAACAACTGAATgccacagcgacagcagcgacCACAGCGACTGGAGCGACACAGCAAGCGGCGGCTGCCGGCGGCTTAAACACGGCCAGCGCCTCctcatcggcatcggcatcgctCAGTCTGACGCCGCAAATGGTGAAGAAGGGCATGCCCAACCTCGatccacagcaacagcagcagcagcaacaacaattggccAGCACGCCCATGTCAG AAACCGGCTCCAGTTCCACCAAGCTGAGCACCTTCTCCAGCCAGGGCAAAGGCAATGTGCAGATGCGTCGCACCACCAACAAACAGGGCAAGCAGGCGCCAGCTCCACCCAAGCGCACCAG CCTGCTCAGCAGCAGCCGGGATTCAACATATCGCGAGGAGGAGGCACGCAACTTTATCGATGAGCTCAACACGAATG GTCTCACACGGGACATTAACAATTTGACACAACGCTACGACTCGGAAACGGATCCTGCGGCTGATCCCGACACCGATGCCACCGGCGACAGCCTCGAGCAGAGTTTGACAGTGACGCCGCCCAACAAAATGCAACATTCGCTGCATGGCAGCGTGCCCGGCATCTCGGCGGGCATTGGACCGCGTTCCTCGCAGCAGCACAGCTCATTCAAGCGTCCGGTGATGGGCAACCGTGGACTGGAGACGCGTCAGAGCAAGCGTTCGCAGCAGCATCCGGCACGCGAACAGCCGCCAGTGGTGGCCATCAATGGCAATGGAGTGGCTCCCGTGCTGCCAGCTCATCCCATCACGGTGGGCGCACTGGAGGTGATGAATGTGAAGCGTGTGGTGAATCGATATGGCACATTGCCGAAGGTGGCGCGCATTGGCGCCTTCCTCGACAGCCTGgaggacagcagcagcagcagcggcggcggtggcgatTCCTCCAACGGACATGCCACACCGCCAGCCCGAGCACCACCCGCGGTGCCCGCCTTGCCCACGGCAGCGAACAAGgtgcagcaaccacagcagatGATACGCAGCAATTCGTCGGGTGGCGTGACCATGCAGAACAATGCAGCCGCCAGTCTGAATAAGCTGCAGCGACATCGCACCACCACCGAGGGCACCATGATGACGTTCTCCTCGTTCCGTGCCGCCGGCAGCAGCAATTCCCCGAAACGCGGTGGCGTCGTCACACAACCGGCGTTGGCTAATCTGGAGTTTCCACCGCCGCCGCTCGAAGAGTTTGAGGCGTtgccgccgccaccaccgccgccagCGCCCGAGAGTGCCGTCCAGGCCATACAACAGCATCTGCATgcgcagcacagcagcagcaacgatgtCAGCAACACGGCGCCCAGCGTCGAGGAGGCCAGCTCACGCTTTGGCGTCTCGCTGCGCAAACGTGAACCATCCACAGATTCGTGCAGTTCGCTGGGCACGCCCCCCGATGCAGCaccaactgctgttgctgctgctgcatcgaCGTTGCCGCTGCCCGAGAAGTCGCTCAATCTGAAGGAGAAACTCATCACCGAAATCAAGGCGGCCAACAAGCCAGCCGAATTGTCTTCATCGCTCGGCTATGCCAATGGCAGTGCTTCAACTGCAGCCCCGCTAGTTGTTGATCCCGTGTCGCAGCTGGTCACCGAGCTGGCCGAGAGCATGAATCTGCCCAAGCAGAATCTACCGACAAAGCTGACAAATGGCAACAGTCAGAGCAGCAACATTAACACCAAcaacgccaacagcaacaacaactttaagGCACAGCTCAAGAAAGTGGAGCCAAAGAAATTGAATGCGCCGCTGCCAAAGGCCGAGCAGCCCTCGAACATCATAGACTTTAAGGCACATCTGCGTAAAGTGGACAAggaacagcagccacagccagcccagcaacaacagcaaccgacGCCTCCCAACAATGCCAATGCGAATgccaattgcaacaacaagtttagcagcgcaacagcagcagcagctgcaaatcAAAAGACTGAAATCAAAATCGATGTGAGCAACTCAAATGCCGAAACAACAGATGAAACCACAGCGGGAGatgcacagcaacaacagcagcagcagggcaaGCGACGTAGCACAGGTAGTATTAATAGCTTAAAGAAACTTTGGGAGCAGCCGCCGCCTGGCGGTGATTATGCCAGCACCACAATTCCATCACAACCAACGCAACAGTCCAACACGTCGACAACCATGGCCAGCAATGGCCATGGCCAATTGTCGCCCAAATATGGCCTGAAAGCTGTTAAGCAGCAATTTGGCAATAAACCGCCACCAGCGGCACCGCCACCACCGCCCCCCATTAGCACCACTCAGACCAGCACCACATGTCCTCCGTCAGCACAGCCCAACAAGCAAGCTCCAGttccagtttcagttccaGCTCATGCAGCAGTAGCAACCAAAATacccacaacaacatcatcatcaacaacaactgcaataaaaACATCTCTTTCAACGCAACTCTTCACAGATGCcgagggcagcagcagcaacaacagcgacgagcagcagcagcagcacaccAACGATGGAGCCGAGAACATGACGCAGTCGCTCTACACCAGCAAcgatcaacagcagcagcatcatcaatTCAACAACTCCAATTCAAATAGTCAGCCGGGCAAGTTGAGCAGCTCCAGCATTGTGACGAGCAACAGCCAGAGCAAACCTGCGGTGCCTCATAAGCCCACCAAACTCACCATCTATGCCACGCCCATTGCCAAAATAGCCGGTGTTGGTGTGGGCGGTGGGGATAACATAAACTCAACGCAAATCAGCAGGGAGAGCATTCTGGAGTTGGTGACACTGTTGGAGGGTTCGCTCAAGCATCCGGTGAACGCCATCTCGGCATCGCAGTGGCTGCAGCTCAGCGACAAGCTGAATATATTGCAGAATTCGTGTGTGGTGTTTGCGGAGAACGAATCGATGCCGCCGCATTCGAAATTCCATTTCCGTGAGCTGGTGACGCGTGTGGAGACGCAATCGCAGCATTTGCGCAGTGCGGGCAGCAAGAATGTGCAGGACAATGAGCGGCTGGTGGGCGAGGTCGGGCAGTCGCTGAAGCAGATCTCGAATGCGTTGCATAGGTAA
- the LOC133842859 gene encoding tyrosine-protein kinase Abl isoform X4, which yields MGAQQGKERGSHSSGGGGGGHGATVSCIGVSSSSPIASGSPHCIASNTTGSTLRGSRLKSHQSSSSAAVSVSGHGSNSIGSSGSSGLSSQRGGGGGGNSSASHKDNRCNATVGLNIFTEHNEALLQSRPLPHIPAGSTAATLLADAAELQSQESSVGNVLASLGGGHSSATSVFESAHRWTSKENLLAPGPEEDDPQLFVALYDFQAGGENQLSLKKGEQVRILSYNKSGEWCEAHSDSGNVGWVPSNYVTPLNSLEKHSWYHGPISRNAAEYLLSSGINGSFLVRESESSPGQRSISLRYEGRVYHYRISEDPDGKVFVTQEAKFNTLAELVHHHSVPHEGHGLITPLLYPAPKQNKPTVFPLSPEPDEWEICRTDIMMKHKLGGGQYGEVYEAVWKRYGNTVAVKTLKEDTMALKDFLEEAAIMKEMKHPNLVQLIGVCTREPPFYIITEFMSHGNLLDFLRSAGRETLDAVALLYMATQIASGMSYLESRNYIHRDLAARNCLVGDNKLVKVADFGLARLMRDDTYTAHAGAKFPIKWTAPEGLAYNKFSTKSDVWAFGVLLWEIATYGMSPYPGIDLTDVYHKLEKGYRMERPPGCPPEVYDLMRQCWQWDAADRPTFKSIHHALEHMFQESSITEAVEKQLNATATAATTATGATQQAAAAGGLNTASASSSASASLSLTPQMVKKGMPNLDPQQQQQQQQQLASTPMSETGSSSTKLSTFSSQGKGNVQMRRTTNKQGKQAPAPPKRTSLLSSSRDSTYREEEARNFIDELNTNGLTRDINNLTQRYDSETDPAADPDTDATGDSLEQSLTVTPPNKMQHSLHGSVPGISAGIGPRSSQQHSSFKRPVMGNRGLETRQSKRSQQHPAREQPPVVAINGNGVAPVLPAHPITVGALEVMNVKRVVNRYGTLPKVARIGAFLDSLEDSSSSSGGGGDSSNGHATPPARAPPAVPALPTAANKVQQPQQMIRSNSSGGVTMQNNAAASLNKLQRHRTTTEGTMMTFSSFRAAGSSNSPKRGGVVTQPALANLEFPPPPLEEFEALPPPPPPPAPESAVQAIQQHLHAQHSSSNDVSNTAPSVEEASSRFGVSLRKREPSTDSCSSLGTPPDAAPTAVAAAASTLPLPEKSLNLKEKLITEIKAANKPAELSSSLGYANGSASTAAPLVVDPVSQLVTELAESMNLPKQNLPTKLTNGNSQSSNINTNNANSNNNFKAQLKKVEPKKLNAPLPKAEQPSNIIDFKAHLRKVDKEQQPQPAQQQQQPTPPNNANANANCNNKFSSATAAAAANQKTEIKIDVSNSNAETTDETTAGDAQQQQQQQGKRRSTGSINSLKKLWEQPPPGGDYASTTIPSQPTQQSNTSTTMASNGHGQLSPKYGLKAVKQQFGNKPPPAAPPPPPPISTTQTSTTCPPSAQPNKQAPVPVSVPAHAAVATKIPTTTSSSTTTAIKTSLSTQLFTDAEGSSSNNSDEQQQQHTNDGAENMTQSLYTSNDQQQQHHQFNNSNSNSQPGKLSSSSIVTSNSQSKPAVPHKPTKLTIYATPIAKIAGVGVGGGDNINSTQISRESILELVTLLEGSLKHPVNAISASQWLQLSDKLNILQNSCVVFAENESMPPHSKFHFRELVTRVETQSQHLRSAGSKNVQDNERLVGEVGQSLKQISNALHR from the exons AAGCACTGCTGCAGTCACGTCCATTGCCACACATTCCGGCCGGTAGCACAGCGGCCACGCTGCTCGCCGATGCCGCCGAGCTGCAGAGCCAAGAGTCCAGCGTGGGCAACGTGCTCGCCTCCCTTGGCGGCGGTCACAGCTCAGCGACATCGGTGTTCGAGTCGGCGCATCGTTGGACCTCCAAGGAGAATCTATTGGCGCCCGGTCCCGAGGAGGATGATCCCCAGTTGTTCGTGGCGCTCTACGACTTTCAGGCAGGTGGCGAGAATCAGTTGAGCCTGAAGAAGGGCGAACAGGTGCGCATTTTGAGCTACAACAAGTCGGGTGAATGGTGCGAGGCGCATTCGGACTCGGGCAATGTGGGTTGGGTGCCCTCCAACTATGTGACGCCGCTCAATTCGCTGGAGAAGCATTCGTGGTACCACGGACCCATCTCACGCAATGCCGCCGAGTATTTGCTCAGCTCGGGGATCAACGGCAGCTTTCTGGTGCGCGAGAGTGAAAGTTCGCCCGGACAGCGCAGCATTAGTCTGAG ATACGAGGGACGCGTCTATCACTATCGCATATCGGAGGATCCGGATGGCAAAGTGTTTGTCACGCAGGAGGCCAAATTCAATACTCTAGCCGAGCTGGTGCATCATCACAGCGTGCCACACGAGGGACATGGTCTAATCACTCCTTTACTCTATCCGGCGCCCAAGCAAAACAAACCCACAGTCTTTCCATTGAGTCCCGAGCCCGATGAGTGGGAAATCTGTCGCACCGACATTATGATGAAGCACAAACTGGGCGGTGGACAGTACGGTGAGGTTTACGAAGCGGTGTGGAAACGTTACGGCAACACGGTGGCCGTTAAGACGCTCAAGGAGGACACGATGGCGCTAAAAGATTTCCTCGAGGAGGCGGCCATCATGAAGGAGATGAAGCACCCGAATCTGGTGCAGCTAATCG GTGTGTGCACTCGGGAGCCGCCCTTCTATATCATCACCGAGTTCATGTCGCACGGCAATCTGCTCGATTTTCTGCGCTCCGCTGGACGCGAAACATTGGATGCGGTGGCACTGCTTTATATGGCCACACAGATAGCGTCGGGCATGAGCTATCTGGAGTCACGCAACTATATCCATCGGGATCTGGCGGCACGCAATTGCCTGGTGGGTGACAATAAACTCGTGAAGGTGGCCGATTTTGGTTTGGCCCGTCTGATGCGCGATGACACGTATACGGCGCATGCGGGCGCCAAGTTTCCCATCAAATGGACCGCCCCCGAGGGATTGGCATACAATAAGTTTAGCACGAAATCGGATGTGTGGGCCTTTGGGGTGCTGCTCTGGGAGATTGCCACGTATGGGATGTCGCCGTATCCGGGCATTGATCTAACCGATGTGTATCACAAGCTCGAGAAGGGCTATCGGATGGAGAGGCCGCCCGGTTGTCCGCCGGAGGTCTATGATCTAATGCGGCAGTGCTGGCAATGGGATGCAGCGGATCGGCCCACATTCAAGAGCATACACCATGCGCTGGAGCACATGTTTCAG GAATCGTCCATCACCGAAGCGGTCGAGAAACAACTGAATgccacagcgacagcagcgacCACAGCGACTGGAGCGACACAGCAAGCGGCGGCTGCCGGCGGCTTAAACACGGCCAGCGCCTCctcatcggcatcggcatcgctCAGTCTGACGCCGCAAATGGTGAAGAAGGGCATGCCCAACCTCGatccacagcaacagcagcagcagcaacaacaattggccAGCACGCCCATGTCAG AAACCGGCTCCAGTTCCACCAAGCTGAGCACCTTCTCCAGCCAGGGCAAAGGCAATGTGCAGATGCGTCGCACCACCAACAAACAGGGCAAGCAGGCGCCAGCTCCACCCAAGCGCACCAG CCTGCTCAGCAGCAGCCGGGATTCAACATATCGCGAGGAGGAGGCACGCAACTTTATCGATGAGCTCAACACGAATG GTCTCACACGGGACATTAACAATTTGACACAACGCTACGACTCGGAAACGGATCCTGCGGCTGATCCCGACACCGATGCCACCGGCGACAGCCTCGAGCAGAGTTTGACAGTGACGCCGCCCAACAAAATGCAACATTCGCTGCATGGCAGCGTGCCCGGCATCTCGGCGGGCATTGGACCGCGTTCCTCGCAGCAGCACAGCTCATTCAAGCGTCCGGTGATGGGCAACCGTGGACTGGAGACGCGTCAGAGCAAGCGTTCGCAGCAGCATCCGGCACGCGAACAGCCGCCAGTGGTGGCCATCAATGGCAATGGAGTGGCTCCCGTGCTGCCAGCTCATCCCATCACGGTGGGCGCACTGGAGGTGATGAATGTGAAGCGTGTGGTGAATCGATATGGCACATTGCCGAAGGTGGCGCGCATTGGCGCCTTCCTCGACAGCCTGgaggacagcagcagcagcagcggcggcggtggcgatTCCTCCAACGGACATGCCACACCGCCAGCCCGAGCACCACCCGCGGTGCCCGCCTTGCCCACGGCAGCGAACAAGgtgcagcaaccacagcagatGATACGCAGCAATTCGTCGGGTGGCGTGACCATGCAGAACAATGCAGCCGCCAGTCTGAATAAGCTGCAGCGACATCGCACCACCACCGAGGGCACCATGATGACGTTCTCCTCGTTCCGTGCCGCCGGCAGCAGCAATTCCCCGAAACGCGGTGGCGTCGTCACACAACCGGCGTTGGCTAATCTGGAGTTTCCACCGCCGCCGCTCGAAGAGTTTGAGGCGTtgccgccgccaccaccgccgccagCGCCCGAGAGTGCCGTCCAGGCCATACAACAGCATCTGCATgcgcagcacagcagcagcaacgatgtCAGCAACACGGCGCCCAGCGTCGAGGAGGCCAGCTCACGCTTTGGCGTCTCGCTGCGCAAACGTGAACCATCCACAGATTCGTGCAGTTCGCTGGGCACGCCCCCCGATGCAGCaccaactgctgttgctgctgctgcatcgaCGTTGCCGCTGCCCGAGAAGTCGCTCAATCTGAAGGAGAAACTCATCACCGAAATCAAGGCGGCCAACAAGCCAGCCGAATTGTCTTCATCGCTCGGCTATGCCAATGGCAGTGCTTCAACTGCAGCCCCGCTAGTTGTTGATCCCGTGTCGCAGCTGGTCACCGAGCTGGCCGAGAGCATGAATCTGCCCAAGCAGAATCTACCGACAAAGCTGACAAATGGCAACAGTCAGAGCAGCAACATTAACACCAAcaacgccaacagcaacaacaactttaagGCACAGCTCAAGAAAGTGGAGCCAAAGAAATTGAATGCGCCGCTGCCAAAGGCCGAGCAGCCCTCGAACATCATAGACTTTAAGGCACATCTGCGTAAAGTGGACAAggaacagcagccacagccagcccagcaacaacagcaaccgacGCCTCCCAACAATGCCAATGCGAATgccaattgcaacaacaagtttagcagcgcaacagcagcagcagctgcaaatcAAAAGACTGAAATCAAAATCGATGTGAGCAACTCAAATGCCGAAACAACAGATGAAACCACAGCGGGAGatgcacagcaacaacagcagcagcagggcaaGCGACGTAGCACAGGTAGTATTAATAGCTTAAAGAAACTTTGGGAGCAGCCGCCGCCTGGCGGTGATTATGCCAGCACCACAATTCCATCACAACCAACGCAACAGTCCAACACGTCGACAACCATGGCCAGCAATGGCCATGGCCAATTGTCGCCCAAATATGGCCTGAAAGCTGTTAAGCAGCAATTTGGCAATAAACCGCCACCAGCGGCACCGCCACCACCGCCCCCCATTAGCACCACTCAGACCAGCACCACATGTCCTCCGTCAGCACAGCCCAACAAGCAAGCTCCAGttccagtttcagttccaGCTCATGCAGCAGTAGCAACCAAAATacccacaacaacatcatcatcaacaacaactgcaataaaaACATCTCTTTCAACGCAACTCTTCACAGATGCcgagggcagcagcagcaacaacagcgacgagcagcagcagcagcacaccAACGATGGAGCCGAGAACATGACGCAGTCGCTCTACACCAGCAAcgatcaacagcagcagcatcatcaatTCAACAACTCCAATTCAAATAGTCAGCCGGGCAAGTTGAGCAGCTCCAGCATTGTGACGAGCAACAGCCAGAGCAAACCTGCGGTGCCTCATAAGCCCACCAAACTCACCATCTATGCCACGCCCATTGCCAAAATAGCCGGTGTTGGTGTGGGCGGTGGGGATAACATAAACTCAACGCAAATCAGCAGGGAGAGCATTCTGGAGTTGGTGACACTGTTGGAGGGTTCGCTCAAGCATCCGGTGAACGCCATCTCGGCATCGCAGTGGCTGCAGCTCAGCGACAAGCTGAATATATTGCAGAATTCGTGTGTGGTGTTTGCGGAGAACGAATCGATGCCGCCGCATTCGAAATTCCATTTCCGTGAGCTGGTGACGCGTGTGGAGACGCAATCGCAGCATTTGCGCAGTGCGGGCAGCAAGAATGTGCAGGACAATGAGCGGCTGGTGGGCGAGGTCGGGCAGTCGCTGAAGCAGATCTCGAATGCGTTGCATAGGTAA